From Trueperaceae bacterium, one genomic window encodes:
- a CDS encoding dihydrodipicolinate synthase family protein, whose amino-acid sequence LSTAEAVRFAKEAKAAGASGFMVLPPYAYSSDYREMKGHVTSVLAATDLPCMLYNNPIAYKTDFLPPQVAEIVREHPNAQAIKESTADLRRITWLRTLMNDDFKILIGVDDLFVEATYAGAVGWIAGLVNAMPEESVRLYELARAGRKEEAFELYSWFLPLLRLDIGTKFVQKIKLAVEYAGWGSSSVRAPRYALEGEELAEVMRTIEEGFANRPNLKVGA is encoded by the coding sequence CTCAGCACGGCCGAGGCGGTGCGCTTCGCCAAGGAGGCCAAGGCGGCGGGCGCCAGCGGCTTCATGGTGCTCCCGCCCTACGCCTACTCGAGCGACTACCGAGAGATGAAGGGCCACGTCACCTCCGTCTTGGCGGCAACCGACCTGCCGTGCATGCTCTACAACAACCCGATCGCCTACAAGACCGACTTCCTGCCGCCGCAGGTGGCCGAGATCGTGCGCGAGCACCCGAACGCGCAGGCCATCAAGGAGTCCACCGCCGACCTCAGGCGCATCACCTGGCTGCGGACCCTCATGAACGACGACTTCAAGATCCTGATAGGCGTCGACGACCTGTTCGTCGAGGCCACCTACGCCGGGGCAGTGGGCTGGATCGCGGGGCTCGTGAACGCCATGCCCGAGGAGTCGGTCAGGCTCTACGAGCTGGCGCGCGCCGGCCGCAAGGAGGAGGCGTTCGAGCTCTACAGCTGGTTCCTGCCCCTGTTGCGCCTCGACATCGGCACCAAGTTCGTGCAGAAGATCAAGCTGGCCGTCGAGTACGCCGGTTGGGGCAGCTCCAGCGTGCGCGCGCCGCGTTACGCGCTGGAGGGCGAGGAGCTGGCCGAGGTCATGCGGACGATCGAGGAGGGCTTCGCCAACCGGCCCAACCTGAAGGTGGGGGCGTGA